Proteins encoded by one window of Lacerta agilis isolate rLacAgi1 chromosome 11, rLacAgi1.pri, whole genome shotgun sequence:
- the SGTB gene encoding small glutamine-rich tetratricopeptide repeat-containing protein beta produces MSSVKHLVYAVIHFLREQSQMDAFTSDEQESLEVAIQCLETVFKINLEDSHLAVPIRLTEMFEDSCHKNEILPLSDSLPEDLEKADQLKDEGNNHMKEENYGAAVDCYTQAIELDPNNAVYYCNRAAAQSKLSNHNEAITDCERAIAIDPKYSKAYGRMGLALTSMNKYQEAINSYRKALDLDPENDSYKSNLKIAEQKLRDMSSPTGTGLSFDMASLINNPAFISMAASLMQNPQVQQLMSGMMTNAIGGPAAGVGGLTDLSSLIHAGQQFAQQIQQQNPELIEQLRNHVRSRSFSGSTEEHS; encoded by the exons ATGTCTTCTGTCAAACACCTTGTATATGCTGTCATCCATTTCTTGCGAGAACAGAGCCAGATGGATGCATTCACATCAGATGAACAAGAAAGCTTGGAAG TGGCAATTCAGTGTTTGGAGACGGTCTTTAAAATTAATTTGGAGGATTCCCATCTTGCAGTACCTATACGTTTGACAGAAATGTTTGAAGATTCTTGTCACAAG AATGAGATACTGCCTCTCTCAGATTCTTTGCCAGAGGATCTTGAGAAAGCTGACCAGCTGAAGGATGAAG GTAATAATCACATGAAGGAAGAAAATTATGGTGCTGCGGTGGATTGTTACACTCAGGCTATAGAACTGGATCCAAATAATGCAGTCTATTATTGCAACAG AGCTGCTGCTCAAAGTAAGTTGAGTAACCATAATGAAGCAATAACGGACTGTGAAAGAGCTATAGCAATAGATCCAAAATATAGCAAAGCATATGGAAGAATGGG ATTGGCTCTGACTTCAATGAACAAATACCAAGAAGCAATTAATAGCTATCGAAAAGCACTGGACCTTGATCCAGAAAATGACTCCTATAAGTCAAATCTGAAAATAGCTGAACAGAAGTTAAGAGACATGTCCAGTCCT ACTGGAACTGGATTAAGTTTTGACATGGCAAGCTTGATAAACAATCCTGCCTTCATTAGCATG GCAGCGAGTTTAATGCAGAATCCTCAAGTTCAGCAACT GATGTCGGGAATGATGACAAATGCTATAGGGGGCCCTGCGGCCGGTGTTGGTGGCCTCACTGATCTGTCAAGTCTCATACATGC AGGGCAGCAGTTTGCACAGCAGATACAGCAGCAAAACCCAGAACTCATAGAGCAGCTGCGGAACCACGTTCGAAGCAGATCTTTCAGCGGCAGCACCGAAGAGCATTCCTGA